TATTCTTGGTGACTTCGCGGTTCTCGGGTGGGCGGGTAACAGATTCGAAATCCCAAATCCGAAATGAGTGGGTGGCTCGGTGTCGTCTCTGTGCCCTCGGTATCTCTGTGGTTGTTCGGCCACAAATGCGCCGCCGAGAGTCAGCTTGATGGCGAGCGGCAAATGTGTTGAAATCAGCGGGTTCCGGCGGGGTTGGGAGGATTCATGGACGTTGGGCTGGTCAAGGATCGCAGACCCTTCGAGCATCGCATCGGATTGACTCCGGGCGGTGTGCGGGCTCTCACCGAGAAGGGTCACAGGGTTTACCTCGAAGACGACGCCGGCCTCGAGGCGGGATTTCCGAACGAGGTCTACCGCGACGCCGGCGCAACCGTGGTCTACTCCGATGAAGAGGTGCGACTTCGCTCGGAAATGCTGATCCGGTTGTCACCGCCGTCTCCCGAGGAGTGCGAAAAGTACGTGCCCGGTCAAATCGTGATCTCCGCCTGGCACCTGGCGGTTGCGTCCGAGGATTACTTCAGAAGACTCCTCGAGGGTAGAGTGTCGACCGTAGGTTACGAAATCATCGAGGATGCCCACGGTCGCGCTCCCGTGCTCAAGGCGATGTCGGAGATCGCCGGACGTCTGGCAGTGACCATCGGCGCCGGCCTGGTTCTCAACGAGTTCGGCGGCAAGGGCCTGCTGATCGGTGGCGCTCCCGGGATTCCACCCGCGTCGATGGTGATCCTCGGTGCCGGTACGCTCGGCTGCGAGGCCGCCAAGTACGCACGCGGGATCGGCGCTCACGTGGTGGTGCTCGACAAGGACATCGACGCTCTCCGCCGGGTCCAGCAGATGACGGTCGACGAGATTCCAACCATGATCGCCACCCGGCAGCGGATCGAGAAGGCGCTCGCCTTTGCCGACCTCCTCGTCTGCGCCGTTGCGGTGCACGGAGAGCGCACGCCGGTGTTGGTGACTCGCGACATGCTCAAGCTCATGAAGCCACGGTCGGTAATCATGGATCTCTCGATCGACCAGGGCGGTTGTTGTGAGACCTCGAGGCCGACCGATTTTTCGAATCCGACGTACGAGGTCGACGGCATCATCCACTTCTGCGTGCCCAATCTCCCTTCGACTGCCTCTCGCGCATCGACACGCTCCCTCACCAACTCGATGCTGCCATACGTCGAGCAGATCGCCGACAAGGGGTTCGAACGGGCAATCCGCGAGAACACATGCCTGTGCCGAGGGACCTACACGCACGACGGCCACTGCCTCCGAGAAGGTGTCGCCAGGATTTTCGACGTACCGCACCACGTGATCGACGGGGCATGAGGGCGCCATGGACTGGAATAGCCTCTACCGTAGCCGCGTGACGACCGCCAAGGAAGCCGTCAAGGAGATCCGGTCGGGCGATCGGGTGTGGGTCCATCCTGGCTGCAACACGCCCACTCGGTTGATCGACGCCATGGTGGCGAGGGCTCCGGAGTTCGAGGACGTCGAGGTGGTGCATATCCTCACCCTTTCCGATGCCCCCTACGCCGATCCCGGAATGGAGGCCCACTTCCGCCACAGGTCCCTCTTCACCGGAGGAAACGTCCGTCGAGCGGTCAACGAAGGTCGGGCTGATTTCGTTCCGATTCACCTCCACGACAT
This genomic stretch from Acidobacteriota bacterium harbors:
- a CDS encoding alanine dehydrogenase — its product is MDVGLVKDRRPFEHRIGLTPGGVRALTEKGHRVYLEDDAGLEAGFPNEVYRDAGATVVYSDEEVRLRSEMLIRLSPPSPEECEKYVPGQIVISAWHLAVASEDYFRRLLEGRVSTVGYEIIEDAHGRAPVLKAMSEIAGRLAVTIGAGLVLNEFGGKGLLIGGAPGIPPASMVILGAGTLGCEAAKYARGIGAHVVVLDKDIDALRRVQQMTVDEIPTMIATRQRIEKALAFADLLVCAVAVHGERTPVLVTRDMLKLMKPRSVIMDLSIDQGGCCETSRPTDFSNPTYEVDGIIHFCVPNLPSTASRASTRSLTNSMLPYVEQIADKGFERAIRENTCLCRGTYTHDGHCLREGVARIFDVPHHVIDGA